TAAGCAGCAGTCTCAGAATATATCGGATTCATCAATTTCAATCTCTTGATCAAAGCAGACGGCTTCATGTCAAAGATTTCAGAAATTTTTGCAGCGATCTGACCATCATTCATGTCTACTTTGGCACTACCGTAAGTGTTCACGAAGATTCCCATAGGCTCAGCCACACCGATCGCATAAGACACTTGAACCAAAATTTCGTCTGCCACACCCGCAGCGACCAGGTTTTTGGCAATGTGACGAGTTGCATAAGCAGCAGATCTATCCACCTTAGAAGGATCCTTACCAGAGAATGCTCCTCCACCGTGAGCGCCTTTACCTCCATAAGTATCAACGATGATTTTTCTACCTGTCAAGCCAGTATCTCCGTGAGGTCCACCGATTACGAATTTTCCAGTTGGGTTGATATGGTATTTGATTTGATCATTGAATAGCGCAGCGATCTCTGGTTTCAATTTGGCAATCACACGTGGAATCAAAATTCCCTTGATGTCCTGCTTGATTTTTTCCAGCATGGCAGCTTCCTCTGCAAAATCGTCGTGCTGAGTAGATACTACGATCGCATCGATTCTTACAGGTTTGTTGTCATCGCTATACTCTATGGTCACCTGAGATTTGGCATCTGGTCTTAGGTATTTGATTTCATTGTTTTCTCTTCTGAGATCGGCCAGCTCTTTCAGAATCATGTGTGATAGATCCAAAGCCAAAGGCATGTAATTTTCAGTTTCGCTAGTCGCATAACCGAACATCATGCCTTGATCACCAGCGCCTTGCTCTTCTTCATTTTCTCTTTCTACCCCCTGATTGATATCAGGAGACTGCTCATGAATGGCCGAAATCACCCCACAGCTATTTCCGTCGAAGTAATATTCTCCTTTTGTATATCCGATTTTGTTGATGACGTCACGAGCTACTTGCTGTACATCTACGTAGGAATTCGTCTTCACCTCTCCACTCAATACAGTCAAACCAGTAGTTACGAGTGTTTCGCAAGCAACTTTCGACTGATTGTCAAAAGCCAAAAAGTGGTCTAATAGTGCATCGGATATTTGGTCGGCAACTTTATCAGGGTGCCCTTCAGACACTGACTCTGATGTAAAGAGATATGGCATATCTTATAAAAATTAATATTGATCTTTTTCGAGTCGGCAAATTTATGCCAATCAAAAACAATTGTTTAGCTGTAGATAGAAAATATTGTCGGAACCTTGTGCAAATCAACACTTTCCTTTTTCCAATCTTTTATTCTTTTAGTCTTAATGTATTCATCCTCACCAGTGATTCCCTTGGCGACAGACAGTTGCGTTTCGCCACTACATGCAATCAATAACTCTTCAAACAGCTTTTGGTTACGATATGGAGTATCCATGAAAATCTGAGTTTGCCTATTTTGAACGGCATCTTTCTCCATGGATTTGATTTTCTGAACTAAATCCTTTTTGTCGATCGGTACATAACCATGGAAGGTGAATGACTGACCATTGAAGCCAGAAGCCATCAAGGCCATAAGAATCGAAGAGGGGCCTGTCAAAGGAACGACCTGAATACCCAACTGATGCGCGACGGCCACCGCTTCCGCACCCGGATCTGCCACTCCTGGGCAACCTGATTCTGAAATTACACCTACATCCTTGCCTTGTCGTACTACAGAAAGGTACTTCTCTATTTGGGATCGATTGGTTTTTTTGTCCAACAATTCAAACTGCAATTCCTCAATCACCAGACCCAATCGAAGTTTGCTGATATAGCGTCTGGCTGTTCTTAAGTTCTCGACTAGGAAATAATCCAGGTTTTTGATCACCTCTTTGATCTGCGGAGATAAAACTTTCTCTTCGGTATTATCCGCAATGACCGTGGGTATCAGATATAGTTTTCCACTCATGACAAAAAGTTCATCACTTTGGTGTAAAACTCGTCTGGCTGTTCCGCATGAAGCCAGTGGCCTGCATGCTCAACCGTCTCTAGTTCACTTTCAGGGAAAATCTCTGTGATCTCGTCCCAGTCCTCATCCAATATATAATTCGAATTACCTCCTCGGATAAATAAGGTGTCTACTTCTATAGGTAAGTGATAGCTCAGAGCCTCTCCTACTTTTTCGATTTGGGCAGACAGTACAGGCAAATTCATCTTCCAAGAGAACCTGTCGCTGCTACGCTGAATATTCTTCATCAGAAAAGTTCTCACCCCTATCTCAGGTATATATTTAGCTAATACTTCTTCAGCCTCTTGTCTACTCTCTATCGTTTCTATCGGCACTGCTGACAAACCATCCAAAATCTTTTGATGATGGGGAGGATAGTGCTTTGGCCCAATATCAGCGACGATCATTTTCTCCACCTTTTCGGGATGAAATGCTGCAAACTGCATCACTGTCTTTCCGCCCATGGAGTGACCAAGCAATACCGGGTTCTCAATACCCAGCTCATCAATCAAGTTTTCCAGATCCTCTACCATTCGGTCATAGCCCCATTCCTCAGAATGGAAAGATTTTCCGTGGTTCCTCTGGTCTACCAAATAAACCTGATAGTCTTCCGCGAATCGCTTGCCCAAAGTGGCCCAATTGTCCAACGAACCCAAAAATCCATGGACAATAATCATTGGCTGTCCCTCTCCAAACGTCTTATAATTCAACAACTCCATTATTTCAACTGCTTTAAGTACATCTGAATAGTATTTTCTAATCCCAGATAAAGCGCATCGCAAATCAAGGCATGCCCAATAGACACTTCATCCATAAATGGAATTTGTTCCTTCAGATATTTGAGATTATTCAGATCCAAATCATGGCCTGCATTGATTCCCAACCCCAGCTCTTTGGCTTTGTTAGCTGCTGTCACATAGTCTGCAACTGCCGCCTTTTTGTCCTTTGGGTAACCACTCGCATAGGGCTCGGTGTATAGCTCTATACGATCGGTTCCTACTTTGGCAGCTCCTTCTATGATGTCAACTTCAGGATTAGCAAAAATGGAAACCCTAACTCCATAAGATTTTATTTCTTGCACAATATCTCTGAGCATCGATTCATGGTTGATGGTGTCCCAACCCGTATTGGAAGTAATGGCATCCGGCGGATCTGGTACCAGCGTTGCCTGGGCTGGCTTTACCTCCTTGATGAAATTCATATAGCGCTCATCTGGGTACCCCTCGATATTAAATTCAGTCGTACAAACCTTGCTGATATTATAAACGTCTTCTGTGGTGATGTGTCTTTCGTCCGGTCTGGGATGGACAGTGATGCCTTGCGTACCAAATTTTTCACAGTCCTTGACCACTTGAATGATGTCAGGATTATTCCCTCCACGAGCATTTCGCAGCGTGGCAATTTTATTTACGTTTACACTAAGTTTCGTCATCAGATAAATTAGAGCTTTGTATATTGAGCCGGAATTGGCTGAGAACAGTTTCTCATTAAATTTGCGCCAAAATTACACATTTTAGGAGATTAAAAATTAAAACATAGATGAGCCTCAAGGACCAAATCAATGCAGACATAAAAGCGGCTATGATCGCTAAGGAAAAAGAAAAGTTAACTGCTCTAAGATCGATAAAATCAATGATTTTATTGGCCGAAACAGAAAAAGGAGCTAGTGATGAATTGAGCGAAGATGCTGAAATGAAGCTACTCATGAAAGCTGCCAAGCAGAGAAAAGATTCAGTGGATGTTTTTAGAGAGCAGGGAAGGGACGATCTGGCTGACAAAGAGCAAGGCGAACTGGACATCATCAGTGAATATCTGCCTAAACAACTATCCGAAGAGGAGTTAAAAGCAGAAGTGTCCAAAATCATAGAGCAAGTCGGAGCATCTGGCCCTCAGGACATGGGTAAAGTAATGGGAGCTGCTACCAAAGCATTGGCAGGCAAAACAGATGGAAAAGCAATCTCAGCAGTTGTGAAATCATTATTGAATTAAGAAGTTGAGCGTTGTAGACATTGTCATTCTGGTATTCCTTTTGGTTGGAGCTGTCACAGGTTTTAGAAAAGGCCTTTTGATGGAACTCATTTCCATAGCAGCCTTTTTTCTGGCCATATTTTTAGGAATCCAATTGCTGGACTGGGGGATAGTCATGCTCTCAGATTACATAGAGGGCTATGACAATCTACTACCGATTATTTCATTTACGCTGATTTTTATCGGTGTATTGATCCTAACCCATATGGTGGGCAAAGCGGTCAAAAAAATTCTAGACATGACCCTTTTGGGTAGTTTGGATGACATTGCGGGGAGTTTGCTAGGCATGGCAAAGTGGGCCTTGTTCATCAGTATTTTCTTTTGGATTTACCATTCTTTTGGTGGCACTCTGGCCGAAGAAAGAACCAAGGGAAGTTACCTATATGAACCAATCGTTTCTTTTGCACCGATGCTGTTCGATTTGGTGTCAGGCTTTTTCCCGCACTTTTTGGAATTTTTTGAACATTCCGAAGAATTGATAAATCAACAAGAACTTAATGTTTGATTGATCAGAAATTGATAAATTATAGATATTATTATAAAAAATTACTTTTTAAAGCATGCTTGAGGTAGCAAATATTAGAGAAGAAGGTGAGTTTCAATTCATTGAAGAAGGGGAAGGAAAAGTAATGCTATTGCTCCATGGTTTGTTTGGTGCCCTCAGCAATTGGGAATCAGTAGTGGATAAGTTTTCTTCAGAATACAAAATCATTATCCCCATGCTCCCTATCTATGAGCTACCTGTTCGCGAAGCAGGTCTACCTAAGCTCATCGAGTTTTTAGAGGCTTTTATTGAACATAAAGGCTTAGAAAAATTCGACTTGATGGGCAATTCGCTTGGAGGACACATGGCACTCATGTATGTTTTAAAGTATCCAGAAAAAGTAGATCGACTAATCCTGACCGGAAGCT
This is a stretch of genomic DNA from Reichenbachiella ulvae. It encodes these proteins:
- the metK gene encoding methionine adenosyltransferase; this translates as MPYLFTSESVSEGHPDKVADQISDALLDHFLAFDNQSKVACETLVTTGLTVLSGEVKTNSYVDVQQVARDVINKIGYTKGEYYFDGNSCGVISAIHEQSPDINQGVERENEEEQGAGDQGMMFGYATSETENYMPLALDLSHMILKELADLRRENNEIKYLRPDAKSQVTIEYSDDNKPVRIDAIVVSTQHDDFAEEAAMLEKIKQDIKGILIPRVIAKLKPEIAALFNDQIKYHINPTGKFVIGGPHGDTGLTGRKIIVDTYGGKGAHGGGAFSGKDPSKVDRSAAYATRHIAKNLVAAGVADEILVQVSYAIGVAEPMGIFVNTYGSAKVDMNDGQIAAKISEIFDMKPSALIKRLKLMNPIYSETAAYGHMGRTPEVKTVSFDSQAGKIEQEVETFTWEKLDYVDQVKSAFGL
- a CDS encoding SAM-dependent methyltransferase encodes the protein MSGKLYLIPTVIADNTEEKVLSPQIKEVIKNLDYFLVENLRTARRYISKLRLGLVIEELQFELLDKKTNRSQIEKYLSVVRQGKDVGVISESGCPGVADPGAEAVAVAHQLGIQVVPLTGPSSILMALMASGFNGQSFTFHGYVPIDKKDLVQKIKSMEKDAVQNRQTQIFMDTPYRNQKLFEELLIACSGETQLSVAKGITGEDEYIKTKRIKDWKKESVDLHKVPTIFSIYS
- a CDS encoding alpha/beta fold hydrolase; the protein is MELLNYKTFGEGQPMIIVHGFLGSLDNWATLGKRFAEDYQVYLVDQRNHGKSFHSEEWGYDRMVEDLENLIDELGIENPVLLGHSMGGKTVMQFAAFHPEKVEKMIVADIGPKHYPPHHQKILDGLSAVPIETIESRQEAEEVLAKYIPEIGVRTFLMKNIQRSSDRFSWKMNLPVLSAQIEKVGEALSYHLPIEVDTLFIRGGNSNYILDEDWDEITEIFPESELETVEHAGHWLHAEQPDEFYTKVMNFLS
- a CDS encoding pyridoxine 5'-phosphate synthase codes for the protein MTKLSVNVNKIATLRNARGGNNPDIIQVVKDCEKFGTQGITVHPRPDERHITTEDVYNISKVCTTEFNIEGYPDERYMNFIKEVKPAQATLVPDPPDAITSNTGWDTINHESMLRDIVQEIKSYGVRVSIFANPEVDIIEGAAKVGTDRIELYTEPYASGYPKDKKAAVADYVTAANKAKELGLGINAGHDLDLNNLKYLKEQIPFMDEVSIGHALICDALYLGLENTIQMYLKQLK
- a CDS encoding GatB/YqeY domain-containing protein; this translates as MSLKDQINADIKAAMIAKEKEKLTALRSIKSMILLAETEKGASDELSEDAEMKLLMKAAKQRKDSVDVFREQGRDDLADKEQGELDIISEYLPKQLSEEELKAEVSKIIEQVGASGPQDMGKVMGAATKALAGKTDGKAISAVVKSLLN
- a CDS encoding CvpA family protein, with translation MSVVDIVILVFLLVGAVTGFRKGLLMELISIAAFFLAIFLGIQLLDWGIVMLSDYIEGYDNLLPIISFTLIFIGVLILTHMVGKAVKKILDMTLLGSLDDIAGSLLGMAKWALFISIFFWIYHSFGGTLAEERTKGSYLYEPIVSFAPMLFDLVSGFFPHFLEFFEHSEELINQQELNV